The Salegentibacter mishustinae genomic interval TTATTAAACTGAATTTCCTGTTGCTGAAATGCGAAAAACACTGAAATGCCACCTAAGAGAAAAACAAATATCGCTACTCCAAAAAAGATGCGCTTTTGCAAAGAATTTCGGCTGAAATAATAAAGTAAAAATAAAATCACAAAAGTTATTGACAGGGCGATAGCCAGGTAAGCCCAGGTATTATAGGAAAAAGTAGAAATTAAACTATTAAATTTCTTCTGAAAACCAGTTTCTTCGTTCACCGGAATATCATCAACAGTCGTACTTCGTGCAAATTCTATATTGTTTTGCACATCTTCATCTGTAGGATCTAACTGAAGCGCTTTTTCAAAATAATAAATACTGGAGGCTACATTATTTAGTTTATAATGTGCATTCCCAAGGTTATAATAAATCGCCACCGAAGTCTCCCCGTTCTCAAGAATCTTCTCATATTTGGTTATGGCAGTTTCAAAATCCTCGTTTGCATAGGCATTATTAGCCTCTTCAAAAAGCTCTGGGTTTTGAGCCTGCGCCAAAGTCGATAAAAATAGGAGTAATATAAATACCTGTTTTTTCATATTACAAATCTTTGTCAAGTTTGGAAATTACTTTCACTGCCTTCTCGTAATCTTCGTGCTGTGCAGTATTTGATGCCGGGGTGTAGCGTGCGAATTCACAACTTTTTAATACCTCGATAAATTCGGTTGAAGTTTCATCAGCAACATTTTTTTCTCTTAATATTTCTGAAATCCTTTCCTTACTCATTTCGGCAGTTTGGATATGCAGTTTGGCTTTCAAATAATTATGCATTGCCCTTTCCAGCGATTCATAAAAGCTTTGCTGGTTACCAAGGTTCTTCTTCGCTTCAGAAAGGTATTTTCTTGCCAGTCTATCGGCTTTCTTTCTCCTGTTTCCGGTAACATCAGCTGCTTTTGCATCTCTTCTTTTTCCGAATAGAATAAATAATGGAATTGCTGCAAAAGGTAAAAACAAAGAACCCCAAAAAGTCCAGGATCTAAAAAATGCCTGCTGATCTAAAGGTTTTAAATTGGTATTTGTTTTTATAAATCTGAATTGCTCTGAAGGAAGGTTAACAGATTGCCTGTTATTACCTGCAACAACATTTCCTCCAGTGGCCGGGCCTTCTTCCACTTCTATTACGATTTCTTGCGAAGAAAGGCTTTTATAAGTTTCGCTCTGGGGATCAAAATAAGAGAAATTAAGCGGTTTAATTGGATATTGGCCCTTACGGGTTGGCACAATAGTGTAATTGTCTATAATGCTTCCCTGTTTCCCATTAAGCGTTGTGGTAACGTTCTCTATTCGTTCAGGACTATACATTTCTAAAGAAGATGGCACTTCTAAAGCCGGTAACTCAAATAAATTTAAATTTCCGTTTCCTCTAATTTCCACTTTAGCCTCCAAAGATTCTGAAGCTTTCAGCTTCTCCTTGGTGGTACTCACATCCATACTAAATTTCCCAACCGCACCGGTAAATCCTGCGGGTTTCCCATCGGGCAATGGTTTTACATCTATGGTCCT includes:
- a CDS encoding BatD family protein, giving the protein MKLKFLILSILFFTGLSLQAQVRFEAKVSKNKLGVNERLRVDFEMNQDGDNFRPPSFDGFTVVGGPNQAVSNRWINGDRTYSKTYSYYLQPNSRGRKTIAQAEITVDDKVYKTTPVDVEVTAAVEKPTDGDDSELIASDNLHLVAEVSDASPYLNEGITVVYKLYVSPRISVSNFREVDSPKFSDFWSQNIEIRELRPENGEYQGEPYRYVVLKKAVLYPQKTGELELEPLTLSVSVDVPSDRRDIFGSRIYKTINKTVAAGTRTIDVKPLPDGKPAGFTGAVGKFSMDVSTTKEKLKASESLEAKVEIRGNGNLNLFELPALEVPSSLEMYSPERIENVTTTLNGKQGSIIDNYTIVPTRKGQYPIKPLNFSYFDPQSETYKSLSSQEIVIEVEEGPATGGNVVAGNNRQSVNLPSEQFRFIKTNTNLKPLDQQAFFRSWTFWGSLFLPFAAIPLFILFGKRRDAKAADVTGNRRKKADRLARKYLSEAKKNLGNQQSFYESLERAMHNYLKAKLHIQTAEMSKERISEILREKNVADETSTEFIEVLKSCEFARYTPASNTAQHEDYEKAVKVISKLDKDL
- a CDS encoding SH3 domain-containing protein — translated: MKKQVFILLLFLSTLAQAQNPELFEEANNAYANEDFETAITKYEKILENGETSVAIYYNLGNAHYKLNNVASSIYYFEKALQLDPTDEDVQNNIEFARSTTVDDIPVNEETGFQKKFNSLISTFSYNTWAYLAIALSITFVILFLLYYFSRNSLQKRIFFGVAIFVFLLGGISVFFAFQQQEIQFNNQFAIIFAEEAPVKNEPSPRGEAAFSLHAGTKTRVLEDYQEWVKIELPNGTQGWIENNYLKRL